From a region of the Constantimarinum furrinae genome:
- the proS gene encoding proline--tRNA ligase, with the protein MAKNLTTRGEDYSKWYNELVVKADLAENSGVRGCMVIKPYGFAIWEKMQAELDRMFKETGHQNAYFPLFIPKSYFSKEASHVDGFAKECAVVTHYRLKNAEDGSGIVVDPDAKLEEELIVRPTSETIIWDTYRKWIQSYRDLPLLINQWANVVRWEMRTRLFLRTAEFLWQEGHTAHATEREAIAEAEQMMNVYAEFVENYMAVPVLKGTKTESERFAGALETYCIEALMQDGKALQAGTSHFLGQNFAKAFDVKFATKEGSQDYVWATSWGVSTRLMGALIMTHSDDNGLVLPPKLAPDQVVIVPIYKNEEQFNAVSEVAVDLMKSLRKEGIRVKFDNRDTHKPGWKFNEYELKGVPVRIAIGPKDVEKGTVELARRDTLSKEFVPVENVVGQVKGLMEDIQKNLYNKAIQHRRDNTRSVETYEEFKEIIKTKGGFVLAHWDGTPETEERIKNETKATIRCIPIEGEIASGNCMVTGNPSKRRVVFAKAY; encoded by the coding sequence ATGGCTAAGAATTTAACTACTCGCGGCGAGGATTACTCAAAATGGTACAACGAACTTGTTGTTAAGGCAGATCTTGCTGAAAACTCGGGAGTTAGAGGTTGTATGGTTATTAAGCCCTATGGTTTTGCTATTTGGGAAAAAATGCAGGCAGAACTGGATAGAATGTTTAAGGAGACCGGGCATCAAAACGCTTATTTTCCTTTATTTATTCCTAAATCATACTTTAGCAAAGAGGCGAGTCATGTGGACGGATTTGCCAAGGAATGTGCGGTGGTTACTCATTACAGATTAAAAAATGCCGAAGACGGTAGCGGAATTGTTGTGGATCCCGATGCGAAACTTGAAGAAGAGCTTATTGTTAGGCCTACTTCAGAAACCATTATTTGGGATACCTACCGAAAATGGATACAATCCTATAGAGACCTTCCCTTGCTTATCAATCAATGGGCAAATGTAGTTCGTTGGGAGATGCGAACTCGACTTTTCTTGCGTACTGCTGAATTTTTATGGCAAGAGGGACATACAGCGCATGCAACGGAACGGGAAGCCATTGCAGAAGCAGAGCAGATGATGAATGTATATGCCGAATTTGTCGAAAATTATATGGCAGTTCCTGTTTTGAAAGGAACGAAAACCGAAAGCGAGCGATTTGCAGGTGCTTTAGAGACCTATTGTATTGAAGCGCTAATGCAAGATGGAAAAGCGTTGCAAGCAGGTACTTCACACTTTTTGGGGCAGAATTTTGCGAAGGCATTCGATGTAAAATTTGCGACTAAAGAAGGGAGTCAGGACTATGTTTGGGCTACTTCATGGGGGGTTTCAACGCGTTTGATGGGGGCATTGATCATGACTCATAGTGATGACAACGGATTGGTTTTACCGCCAAAACTTGCACCAGATCAGGTTGTGATCGTACCAATTTATAAAAATGAAGAGCAATTTAATGCGGTAAGTGAAGTTGCTGTGGATTTAATGAAATCACTTCGGAAGGAAGGGATACGCGTTAAATTTGATAACAGGGATACACATAAGCCGGGATGGAAATTCAATGAATACGAATTGAAAGGAGTTCCGGTGCGCATTGCTATTGGGCCGAAAGATGTTGAGAAAGGAACTGTGGAGCTCGCCAGAAGGGATACACTTAGTAAGGAGTTTGTTCCGGTTGAAAATGTAGTGGGGCAAGTAAAAGGGCTAATGGAGGATATTCAGAAGAATCTATACAATAAGGCAATTCAACACAGAAGGGATAATACACGCAGTGTAGAAACCTATGAAGAATTTAAGGAAATAATTAAAACCAAGGGTGGATTTGTACTGGCGCATTGGGACGGCACTCCCGAAACCGAAGAGCGTATAAAAAATGAAACCAAAGCGACCATTCGCTGTATTCCAATTGAGGGAGAAATTGCAAGCGGAAACTGCATGGTTACAGGGAATCCCTCTAAAAGGAGGGTAGTTTTTGCAAAAGCGTATTAA
- the rpsT gene encoding 30S ribosomal protein S20 codes for MANHKSALKRIRNSETKRLRNRYQHKTARNAVKKLKELTSKKEAEKMFPEVVSMIDRLAKKNIIHANKASNLKSQLSRHVAAL; via the coding sequence ATGGCGAATCACAAGTCAGCATTAAAAAGAATCAGAAACAGCGAGACCAAGCGTTTACGCAACCGTTATCAGCACAAAACGGCTCGTAATGCTGTGAAGAAGCTAAAGGAATTGACTTCTAAGAAAGAAGCAGAAAAAATGTTTCCTGAAGTGGTTTCAATGATTGACAGATTAGCGAAGAAGAATATTATTCACGCTAATAAGGCTTCAAACCTTAAATCTCAATTGTCTCGACACGTAGCTGCATTGTAA
- a CDS encoding membrane or secreted protein — MKKTTLFLFFMCFSIVIHAQSIIGAWETTSATKGNEDQIRSVIIFADGYHALTHYNASSGEFINTTGGKWELQGDNMTQIIEFNTENPELVGTELTSKVIVSDDQLYMIEKDLKFKRIDSGSPGKLQGAWLMSGRVRNGETQLRDINRPRKTMKILSGTRFQWIAYNSETKEFMGTGGGTYTTENGEYTENIEFFSRDDSKAGLSLKFNFQLIDGNWHHIGLSSKGDPMHEIWSVRE, encoded by the coding sequence ATGAAAAAAACAACGCTATTTCTCTTTTTTATGTGTTTCTCTATTGTAATTCATGCTCAAAGCATAATTGGCGCATGGGAAACCACTTCCGCAACCAAAGGAAATGAAGATCAGATACGAAGTGTAATTATATTCGCGGATGGATACCACGCATTAACTCATTACAATGCCAGCTCGGGTGAGTTCATAAACACAACCGGTGGTAAATGGGAACTTCAGGGGGACAACATGACCCAAATTATTGAGTTTAACACAGAGAATCCCGAATTAGTTGGAACTGAACTAACTTCAAAAGTGATCGTTTCTGACGATCAGCTGTATATGATCGAGAAAGACCTGAAATTTAAAAGGATCGACAGTGGGTCACCGGGTAAATTGCAAGGAGCCTGGTTAATGTCTGGGAGAGTTAGAAATGGAGAAACTCAGTTACGGGATATAAACAGGCCTAGAAAAACCATGAAAATCCTATCGGGAACACGATTTCAATGGATTGCATATAATTCCGAAACAAAGGAATTTATGGGGACTGGTGGTGGAACTTACACTACTGAAAATGGAGAATACACCGAAAACATTGAATTCTTTTCAAGAGATGATTCCAAAGCCGGACTTAGTTTAAAATTCAATTTCCAACTTATAGACGGAAACTGGCATCATATCGGGTTGTCAAGCAAAGGTGACCCCATGCATGAAATATGGAGTGTTAGAGAGTAA
- a CDS encoding TetR/AcrR family transcriptional regulator: MTKTYTSTGRTNQKLETRKLILRTAQTFLNKGLDFNLEDIAKEAGISRATVYRYFSNIDILGAEAGLDISTKDPQDIYEDLKGKEFEQKVLGIQQYYNKLAVDHEKLFRKYLSTVLNSNTSIPKRGARRKKTLKLVLDDSNFSSDEKQKLANLLTIFMGIEPLIVTKDVCGLTNNESVELMEWGMKLLFKGLSNLENE; encoded by the coding sequence ATGACTAAAACCTATACAAGTACCGGTAGAACCAACCAAAAATTAGAAACCAGGAAATTAATTTTAAGAACTGCGCAAACGTTTCTAAATAAAGGATTGGACTTCAATCTTGAAGATATCGCTAAAGAAGCAGGAATCTCAAGAGCGACGGTGTACAGATATTTTTCCAATATCGATATTCTGGGAGCGGAGGCCGGCTTGGATATTAGCACTAAGGATCCGCAGGATATTTATGAAGATTTAAAAGGAAAAGAATTCGAACAAAAAGTACTGGGGATACAACAGTATTATAATAAGCTCGCCGTAGATCATGAAAAGCTATTTCGAAAATATTTAAGCACAGTGTTGAATTCAAATACTTCCATACCCAAAAGAGGAGCCAGACGTAAAAAAACTTTGAAATTAGTACTTGATGACAGTAATTTTTCAAGTGATGAAAAGCAAAAACTAGCGAATTTACTCACAATATTTATGGGTATAGAACCGCTTATTGTGACAAAGGACGTCTGTGGATTAACCAACAATGAATCCGTTGAACTTATGGAATGGGGAATGAAATTACTGTTTAAAGGACTGTCCAATTTAGAAAATGAATAA
- a CDS encoding cupin domain-containing protein: MNSADTKWLLGHKITPHDSSGDFDLMVAETPSKVQGPPPHLHHSFKESFLIIEGEMEFFVNGEVKVLKAGESIDIPPNTLHTFSNKSDTSCKWINIHSPKGFRSFFEDIGVSETEENAIEKSLAPAVIDKVMATAANYDMIIKV, from the coding sequence ATGAATTCAGCAGACACGAAATGGCTCTTAGGTCATAAAATCACACCCCACGACAGTTCAGGTGATTTTGATCTAATGGTAGCAGAAACACCGTCAAAGGTTCAAGGACCCCCACCGCATTTACACCATTCCTTTAAAGAATCATTTCTCATAATAGAGGGAGAAATGGAATTTTTTGTGAACGGGGAAGTTAAGGTTTTAAAGGCCGGCGAATCTATCGACATTCCTCCAAATACCTTACACACATTTTCTAATAAAAGTGATACTTCATGTAAGTGGATTAATATTCATAGTCCAAAAGGGTTTAGATCTTTTTTCGAGGATATTGGAGTTTCTGAAACTGAAGAAAATGCCATTGAAAAATCGCTTGCTCCGGCAGTAATCGATAAAGTGATGGCCACTGCAGCCAATTATGATATGATTATTAAGGTCTAA
- a CDS encoding DUF6090 family protein, translating into MNNFFRKIRLNLLSEGKTGKYLKYAIGEILLVIIGILIALQINNWNDKRIERNELNLSLHSMIEELNQNIKFLETEKKDKQERLLTIESFKDVAGSDQDPRNIVFAIGDEVKSKEFNTVYQTLKDEKKIRLIQSSELRDQITTFYEYELAGITDFNTWHDKFVSEIIDPYFLENIPLSNNIEIDPNVINEFINQSKFKNILASQETIYMSYVSLNEKVTQLAKDLKSTLSSLSNK; encoded by the coding sequence ATGAATAATTTCTTTAGAAAAATTAGACTAAATCTACTTTCAGAAGGCAAAACCGGGAAGTATTTGAAATATGCCATTGGTGAAATCCTCTTAGTCATTATTGGTATTTTAATTGCCCTTCAAATTAATAATTGGAATGACAAAAGAATCGAAAGAAATGAATTAAATCTTTCTTTACATTCTATGATAGAAGAATTGAATCAGAATATAAAGTTCTTAGAAACAGAAAAAAAAGACAAACAAGAAAGATTACTCACAATAGAAAGTTTCAAAGATGTAGCTGGTTCAGATCAAGACCCAAGGAATATTGTATTTGCAATCGGTGACGAAGTTAAATCAAAAGAGTTTAACACAGTTTATCAAACACTAAAAGACGAAAAAAAAATTCGCTTAATCCAATCCTCAGAATTACGTGATCAAATAACGACTTTTTATGAATATGAGCTAGCCGGTATTACCGATTTCAATACCTGGCATGACAAGTTTGTTAGTGAGATTATTGACCCATATTTTCTTGAGAATATTCCTTTATCCAATAACATTGAAATCGATCCTAATGTCATAAATGAATTTATTAACCAATCAAAATTTAAAAATATTCTCGCTTCTCAAGAAACTATATATATGAGCTATGTGTCTTTGAATGAAAAGGTGACCCAATTGGCTAAAGATCTCAAATCAACACTATCTTCTCTTTCGAATAAATAA
- a CDS encoding DUF6090 family protein has product MKENKFSKYLLYAIGEIVLVVIGILIALQINNWNQDRIVKKHNYIILQNLNEEFNENLIELDSSIKRLDDVIEGLDTLLLLMRTQDITLTHRELDKLLNKTFWMPNWSPSSFVLVELKSSGGLSKLKSRNLKSLLFKWEREFENLDNNKGIFQQYGAEYIEFITKNGSVRNIDALTESTNNLLQSTIAENSPELLKNPEFENRADNFYFLAVRSKSYFQSLRDLMKDIIEVSNTELKQ; this is encoded by the coding sequence ATGAAAGAAAATAAGTTCAGTAAATATCTGCTTTACGCAATTGGCGAAATCGTGCTTGTAGTGATTGGAATATTGATCGCATTGCAGATTAATAATTGGAATCAAGATCGCATCGTAAAAAAACATAACTACATTATTCTTCAAAATCTAAATGAAGAGTTTAATGAGAACCTAATTGAATTAGACTCAAGTATCAAAAGATTAGACGATGTAATTGAAGGATTGGATACATTACTCCTTTTAATGAGAACTCAGGATATTACTTTAACTCATCGTGAGCTGGACAAGCTTTTGAACAAAACGTTCTGGATGCCAAACTGGAGCCCTAGCTCCTTTGTTCTTGTGGAATTAAAAAGTTCGGGTGGTCTATCTAAATTAAAGAGTAGAAACTTAAAATCCTTACTTTTTAAATGGGAAAGAGAATTTGAAAATTTGGATAATAACAAAGGTATTTTTCAACAATACGGGGCTGAATATATTGAATTTATTACCAAAAATGGTTCAGTTAGAAATATAGATGCCCTAACAGAAAGCACTAATAACCTTCTACAATCAACGATAGCCGAAAACAGTCCTGAGCTATTAAAGAATCCTGAATTTGAAAATAGAGCAGACAATTTTTATTTCCTTGCTGTAAGATCAAAATCATATTTTCAGTCACTCAGAGATTTAATGAAAGATATAATTGAAGTATCAAACACCGAATTGAAACAATGA
- a CDS encoding MarC family protein, translating to MHEIITTILFLIAVIDPLGSVPVYLEATKQLEKKHRKKVAIRASVIAFFILLLFIVVGQIVLEGMDVSLDAFQISGGVILFLFALTMIFGDGKPESEKHLITDYKHVTIFPVAIPSIASPGAIMAVVLMTDNNLYTFSQQAMTTVLVFVVITATCFLLLIANKVKERVGEYGITVVSKIMGLILASYAIQSILSGLKGFFVILE from the coding sequence ATGCATGAAATAATAACCACAATTCTATTCTTAATTGCCGTAATCGACCCACTAGGTTCTGTACCCGTATATTTGGAAGCAACAAAACAATTGGAAAAAAAGCATAGAAAAAAAGTTGCCATTAGAGCATCTGTAATTGCATTTTTCATTCTTTTACTCTTCATTGTGGTTGGACAAATTGTTCTTGAGGGCATGGATGTTTCACTTGATGCATTTCAGATCTCCGGTGGAGTAATTTTATTTTTATTTGCACTTACAATGATATTCGGAGATGGTAAACCAGAATCAGAAAAACATCTCATCACCGATTATAAGCATGTTACTATATTTCCAGTTGCGATACCCTCGATTGCTTCTCCGGGAGCAATAATGGCTGTAGTTTTAATGACCGACAACAACCTATATACTTTTTCACAACAAGCCATGACAACCGTATTAGTATTTGTTGTGATCACAGCTACTTGTTTTTTATTATTAATAGCCAATAAAGTTAAGGAGCGAGTTGGAGAGTATGGAATCACTGTTGTAAGTAAAATTATGGGACTAATCCTGGCATCATATGCCATTCAAAGTATATTATCGGGATTAAAAGGTTTCTTTGTCATATTGGAATAG
- a CDS encoding lactoylglutathione lyase family protein, with the protein MTAIKYPKSFSHIGITVPDIHKAVEFYQSIMGWYVIMQPSTVKKENDTAIGQMCIDVFGENWEEFEIAHMSTSDGIGIELFSFPNGKKEAPKFNPFNTGLFHFCVQDPDIENLTKKIVKAGGKQRMPIREYYPNEKPYKMVYVEDPFGIVFEIYTHSYELTYSSGAYQK; encoded by the coding sequence ATGACAGCAATAAAGTATCCTAAATCATTTTCACACATTGGAATAACCGTTCCTGATATTCACAAAGCAGTAGAATTTTATCAAAGTATTATGGGATGGTATGTGATAATGCAACCATCTACAGTAAAAAAAGAAAATGATACAGCTATTGGGCAGATGTGTATTGATGTTTTTGGCGAGAATTGGGAAGAATTCGAAATCGCTCATATGTCAACTTCCGACGGCATTGGAATTGAACTTTTTTCGTTTCCAAATGGCAAAAAAGAAGCTCCAAAATTTAATCCGTTCAACACAGGACTTTTCCACTTCTGCGTCCAGGACCCTGACATCGAAAACTTGACAAAAAAAATAGTAAAAGCCGGTGGCAAGCAAAGAATGCCTATTCGGGAATATTATCCAAATGAAAAACCCTATAAAATGGTTTATGTGGAAGACCCATTTGGCATCGTATTTGAAATTTATACTCACAGCTACGAATTGACATATTCATCAGGTGCATATCAGAAATGA
- a CDS encoding class I SAM-dependent methyltransferase — protein MTEFWETAFNDKKEMWGMNPTASAELTKDFFLKKSLKNILIPGIGYGRNAQPFITNGINVTGIEISKTAIELAKVHFGNKLTIFHGSVTEMPFENKKYDGIFCYALIHLLDSNKRKKLIQDCYNQLTENGFMIFTAITKKAKNFGKGKLIEIDRYEFHEGAKIFYYDHESVKTEFNDFGLFEINEVIESQPMYLIKCKKN, from the coding sequence ATGACAGAATTCTGGGAAACAGCATTTAATGACAAAAAAGAAATGTGGGGAATGAACCCTACAGCATCTGCGGAATTGACTAAAGACTTCTTCCTGAAAAAATCACTAAAAAATATCCTAATTCCGGGAATTGGATATGGACGAAATGCGCAACCTTTTATCACAAACGGAATAAATGTAACTGGAATTGAGATTTCAAAAACGGCTATTGAACTCGCAAAAGTACATTTTGGAAATAAATTGACCATTTTTCACGGTTCAGTAACCGAAATGCCATTTGAAAACAAAAAATATGACGGAATTTTTTGCTATGCGCTGATTCATTTGTTAGACAGTAATAAACGGAAAAAACTAATTCAAGATTGCTACAACCAACTGACCGAAAATGGATTTATGATTTTTACTGCCATAACTAAAAAAGCAAAGAATTTTGGAAAAGGAAAACTAATAGAAATAGACCGTTACGAATTTCACGAGGGAGCCAAAATATTTTACTATGACCATGAATCTGTGAAAACAGAATTCAATGACTTTGGTCTTTTTGAAATAAACGAAGTAATTGAAAGTCAGCCAATGTATTTAATAAAATGCAAAAAGAATTGA
- a CDS encoding WD40 repeat domain-containing protein has translation MNKVSTLIILSCLILICMSCHQNKKENNKKLTAINPLAYTSVIYTSHKDTVLVSTYSGRIARRIQNDDSEYVIATINDEIYAMAYSNKRNEIIVATLNSGILILNNGNGKIIRKLSVENGWTNWIEFTKDENYLFTTDVKGMNHIWDVTNHYSRIQLPDSFLDRKLSLSDESGKFYFSSQDKTFIYNHQTEGVEDTLTINGHRAVDVDNQGNLLLLNHNECILFDKNKDSVVIKVSHPNWIYFKPNGEVLAEIPLSMKLTKAKFSKDKVYTAGIDRSIRVWDKKTGLLLENWTGHKATISDMQISKNKNQLVSVDLKGIIKFWDLE, from the coding sequence ATGAATAAGGTCTCAACACTCATCATTCTTTCCTGTTTGATTTTGATTTGTATGAGTTGTCATCAAAATAAAAAAGAGAACAACAAAAAGCTTACTGCAATTAATCCGTTGGCTTATACTAGCGTAATCTACACTTCACATAAAGACACAGTATTAGTTTCCACATATTCGGGCAGAATCGCAAGAAGAATTCAAAATGATGATTCTGAGTACGTGATCGCAACAATTAATGATGAAATTTATGCAATGGCATACTCGAATAAACGAAACGAAATAATTGTAGCCACACTAAATTCTGGCATCCTTATATTAAACAACGGTAATGGTAAAATCATAAGAAAATTATCGGTGGAAAATGGCTGGACCAATTGGATAGAATTTACCAAGGACGAAAATTATTTATTTACAACGGATGTTAAAGGGATGAACCATATATGGGACGTTACTAACCACTATTCAAGAATACAATTACCTGATTCATTTTTAGACAGAAAGCTAAGTCTCTCAGATGAGTCAGGTAAGTTCTATTTTTCCTCACAGGATAAGACATTTATATATAACCATCAAACCGAAGGTGTAGAGGATACTTTAACTATAAATGGACATCGTGCGGTTGATGTAGATAATCAGGGAAATTTACTATTGTTAAATCATAATGAGTGTATACTTTTCGATAAAAACAAAGATTCTGTAGTGATTAAAGTTTCCCACCCAAATTGGATATATTTTAAACCAAATGGGGAAGTACTGGCAGAAATACCATTATCGATGAAATTAACAAAAGCAAAGTTTTCAAAGGATAAGGTATATACAGCGGGCATAGATAGGTCAATAAGAGTTTGGGACAAGAAGACGGGATTACTCCTTGAAAACTGGACTGGGCATAAAGCAACTATCAGCGATATGCAAATTTCAAAGAACAAAAACCAGTTAGTTTCAGTTGACCTAAAAGGTATTATCAAATTCTGGGACTTGGAATAA
- a CDS encoding alpha/beta fold hydrolase → MNQNQIIFLFVLSAFLAHPILKAQEPVSPNGKFTNVHGAKIYYEEYGEGEPLILLHGFGRTASDWQFFIPDLSKHYRVIAWDMRGHGRSTNPDTSVVFHHAVAAQDLLSLMDILKIEKAKVIGHSSGGIIILYAATMQPERFDAIVPISAQMYFSSQTREFIKENAKPESYYKFNDGEKLHGKLKGMLIANQFYNFHKLKGDPAITPDQLATIKARTLIIHGDNDFVPVAQAWEMFNSIPNAHLNIVPNGWHLPQNGPLNGADFLRRTLEFLKGDWNEGFSPK, encoded by the coding sequence ATGAACCAAAATCAAATCATTTTTTTATTCGTCTTAAGCGCTTTCTTAGCTCACCCAATCTTGAAAGCTCAAGAACCAGTTTCACCAAATGGCAAATTTACCAATGTACATGGAGCTAAAATTTACTATGAAGAATACGGAGAAGGTGAACCATTGATTTTACTTCATGGTTTCGGCAGAACGGCATCAGATTGGCAATTTTTCATTCCAGATTTATCCAAGCATTACCGCGTAATAGCATGGGATATGCGTGGGCATGGACGTTCAACCAATCCAGATACTAGTGTGGTTTTTCATCATGCCGTTGCCGCACAAGATTTACTATCTCTTATGGATATTTTAAAAATTGAAAAAGCAAAGGTAATCGGACATAGTAGTGGAGGAATTATAATACTATATGCAGCTACGATGCAGCCAGAACGGTTTGATGCAATTGTGCCAATAAGTGCACAAATGTATTTCAGTTCGCAAACTCGTGAATTTATTAAAGAGAATGCAAAGCCCGAATCATATTATAAATTTAACGACGGAGAAAAACTGCACGGAAAACTTAAAGGTATGTTGATTGCTAATCAATTCTATAATTTTCATAAACTAAAAGGAGACCCAGCAATTACTCCAGATCAATTAGCAACCATTAAAGCGCGTACCCTAATTATCCATGGCGACAACGATTTTGTTCCAGTTGCTCAGGCATGGGAAATGTTTAACAGTATTCCTAATGCCCATCTCAACATTGTACCAAATGGATGGCACTTGCCCCAGAATGGGCCTTTAAATGGTGCAGATTTTTTAAGAAGAACCTTAGAGTTTTTAAAGGGTGATTGGAACGAAGGATTTTCTCCCAAATAA
- a CDS encoding DUF6090 family protein: MIKFFRKIRQRLLTENKFSRYLLYASGEIILVVIGILIALQINTWNHERLNEKEKKELLAKLHSEFKANKKELINNRIRENSAISSSVVLMNLIGASEKELLQHNLDSLLFESFPSNELAFSNNAVNNIIQNGRLNLFENSSINELLNQWNSLEEIRKVRIEKLDSWNNEQLLPYLLDYISFKEMDSNAGYMWTGKSKVKPNYYPLFQSIKFENLLDNSLWLHQNIIDRLYEAEKLVDEIIKTTNPEKLE, translated from the coding sequence ATGATAAAATTCTTCCGGAAAATTCGACAAAGATTATTGACTGAAAACAAATTCAGTAGATATCTACTCTATGCTAGTGGTGAAATTATTCTAGTAGTAATTGGAATTTTGATTGCTCTTCAAATTAATACCTGGAACCATGAGAGGCTAAATGAAAAAGAAAAAAAAGAATTACTTGCCAAACTACATTCTGAATTTAAAGCAAATAAAAAAGAATTAATTAATAACCGAATTCGTGAAAATAGCGCAATAAGTTCAAGTGTAGTACTTATGAACTTGATAGGTGCATCCGAAAAAGAACTTTTACAACATAATTTAGATAGTTTACTTTTTGAGTCTTTCCCTTCAAATGAACTAGCCTTTTCAAATAATGCAGTCAATAACATTATACAGAATGGACGACTAAACTTATTTGAAAACTCCTCAATTAATGAACTACTTAATCAATGGAATTCATTGGAAGAAATTCGAAAAGTGCGCATTGAAAAGCTTGATTCTTGGAATAATGAACAACTATTACCTTATTTATTAGATTATATATCCTTTAAAGAAATGGACAGTAATGCAGGTTATATGTGGACGGGTAAATCTAAAGTTAAACCGAATTATTATCCATTATTCCAGAGCATTAAATTCGAAAATTTACTAGATAATTCCTTATGGCTTCATCAAAACATAATTGATAGACTTTATGAAGCTGAAAAACTTGTAGATGAAATAATTAAAACTACCAATCCTGAAAAACTTGAATAA
- a CDS encoding amidohydrolase family protein, which yields MKKTKFYLFIVLCLNFLHETNSQSVSNDLIILRNVTIIDGRNNFMPNMDILIKGSKISSLRKSENHSYADSIQVYNLSGKFVIPGLIDSHVHLGQLGIHESSDRTHQEFRKWLYNGVTSVREMSGDARLIAYENRLIAIGKIPGPDIYYSVNYGSPDMVKKDLRQKKQSLGTTNEKVSWFQEAYPGMDIIRSIARAKGTGATGIKIYAGVDAKVIAQLSEEAHKQGLKSWSHLTVFPDRPLDVVKANVDVVSHVWGAIWQDPDVDPSLKVPFTHTSFQEARNAIFPQDLSLLNADDPQVALLYEEMIKRQTIWDATYNIKSSEKRNLYKKFLVEASKMGVSFSTGTDIHNDPESPFPSLFDEIEALVNDGILSEAKVIEAATFHGALAIGIESTHGSIEEGKTANLVVLSKNPLENIENIRSVVTVFKNGKEYKKSE from the coding sequence ATGAAAAAAACGAAATTTTATTTATTCATTGTTTTATGCCTTAATTTTTTGCATGAAACTAATTCGCAATCTGTTTCCAATGATTTAATTATTCTTAGAAATGTGACAATTATTGATGGTAGAAATAATTTTATGCCAAATATGGATATCCTTATTAAAGGCTCAAAAATTTCAAGCTTACGAAAAAGTGAAAACCACTCGTATGCGGACTCCATACAAGTTTATAATCTATCAGGCAAATTCGTGATTCCGGGTCTTATCGATAGCCATGTACATCTAGGACAGTTGGGAATCCATGAATCATCCGACAGAACCCACCAAGAATTTCGCAAATGGCTCTATAACGGTGTAACTTCAGTTCGTGAAATGAGCGGAGATGCCCGACTAATTGCTTATGAAAATAGACTGATCGCAATTGGTAAAATCCCCGGTCCTGATATCTATTATTCTGTTAATTACGGAAGTCCTGATATGGTTAAAAAAGATCTCAGGCAGAAGAAACAATCCCTTGGTACTACCAACGAAAAGGTTTCATGGTTTCAAGAAGCCTATCCTGGAATGGATATAATACGAAGCATAGCGAGAGCCAAGGGAACTGGAGCCACTGGCATTAAGATTTATGCCGGTGTTGATGCTAAAGTAATAGCACAACTTTCAGAAGAAGCTCATAAACAAGGATTAAAGTCATGGAGTCATTTGACGGTCTTTCCGGACCGACCATTAGATGTAGTGAAGGCAAATGTGGACGTGGTTTCTCATGTTTGGGGAGCAATTTGGCAAGATCCAGATGTTGACCCTTCTTTAAAGGTCCCTTTTACACATACGTCCTTCCAAGAAGCGAGAAATGCAATTTTTCCACAAGATTTGTCACTATTAAATGCCGATGACCCTCAAGTGGCTTTACTTTATGAGGAAATGATTAAAAGACAAACCATTTGGGACGCTACTTATAACATAAAAAGTTCTGAGAAAAGAAATTTATATAAAAAATTCCTTGTGGAAGCCAGTAAAATGGGCGTATCGTTTAGCACCGGAACTGATATACATAATGATCCAGAATCGCCATTTCCGAGTTTGTTCGATGAGATCGAAGCCTTAGTAAACGACGGAATTCTGTCAGAAGCAAAAGTAATTGAGGCTGCAACCTTTCATGGTGCATTGGCCATTGGAATTGAATCTACCCATGGAAGCATTGAAGAAGGTAAGACGGCAAATTTAGTTGTCTTATCCAAAAACCCTTTAGAAAACATTGAAAATATTCGAAGTGTAGTGACTGTTTTTAAGAATGGTAAAGAATATAAAAAGTCGGAATAG